One stretch of Rosistilla oblonga DNA includes these proteins:
- a CDS encoding Hsp70 family protein produces MATPKHLAVGIDLGTTFSSLAYLDSEGRPQTVPNAEGDLTTPSAVFFDRTRPVVGCEAIEAGTIEPERLALFAKRDVGEQAYEKQIRGESLPPEVVQALVLKKLIDDAQPRLGKITKAVVTVPAFFNEPCRKATQDAGRLIGLEILDIINEPTAAAIAYGVQTGFLASDGTSEHRRRVLVYDLGGGTFDVTVMEIDGMRYRALATAGDVYLGGIDWDTRIVDYACEQFMLEHDCDPRVDPALAQELTRKATLAKHALCQRDEFPIVFTHEGHRFKLPLSREKFEFLTSDFVDRTILTMQMAVRDARLSMRELSRIILVGGSTRMPMIQTAVEAATGQQVDRTLSPDEAIGQGAALYAGLLLRSGGSKIVGMSVSNVNSHDLGVLAIENATGRPRRQIMIPRNNALPAKRTVRFRTHQPDQSSVKIQVVEGGDDSGNDATQIGSCVIDELPDTLPQGTSVDVQFRYSGDGRLRVTATMPDIDRQVRLTLNRDAGLTPDTFDYWQQRIADGMPDSSVDSFPRSQASEPSRGLDSPDDSSDDQVTGFVVRTDAKHVGKKSKTARSQEAVVATQDAGKSSPEPASPTPPMPDFSSLKSMTKKKK; encoded by the coding sequence GGGACGATCGAACCGGAGCGGTTGGCCTTGTTTGCCAAACGGGATGTTGGAGAGCAGGCTTATGAAAAGCAGATTCGCGGCGAATCGCTTCCGCCCGAAGTCGTTCAGGCGCTGGTCTTGAAAAAGTTGATCGACGACGCACAGCCGCGATTGGGGAAGATCACAAAAGCGGTAGTCACCGTTCCCGCCTTCTTCAACGAACCGTGCCGCAAGGCGACGCAAGATGCCGGCCGTTTGATCGGTTTAGAAATCCTGGACATCATCAACGAACCAACCGCCGCGGCGATCGCGTATGGCGTGCAGACTGGCTTCCTAGCCAGCGATGGGACCAGCGAACATCGCCGCCGCGTGCTGGTCTACGATCTCGGTGGCGGCACGTTTGACGTGACGGTGATGGAAATCGATGGGATGCGGTACCGGGCGTTGGCAACCGCGGGAGACGTCTATCTTGGCGGCATCGACTGGGACACTCGGATCGTCGACTACGCATGCGAGCAGTTCATGTTGGAACACGATTGCGATCCACGCGTCGATCCCGCGTTGGCTCAAGAGTTGACAAGAAAAGCGACGTTGGCAAAACACGCGTTATGTCAGCGCGATGAGTTCCCGATCGTCTTCACTCACGAAGGACATCGGTTTAAGCTGCCGCTGTCGCGGGAGAAGTTTGAGTTTTTGACATCGGACTTTGTCGATCGCACGATCCTGACGATGCAGATGGCAGTCCGCGATGCTCGGCTGTCGATGAGGGAACTGTCGCGGATCATCCTCGTCGGTGGATCGACTCGAATGCCGATGATCCAAACGGCTGTCGAAGCGGCGACGGGACAACAGGTCGACCGCACGCTCTCGCCCGACGAAGCGATCGGTCAGGGAGCGGCATTGTACGCGGGCTTGTTGCTGCGCAGCGGAGGGAGCAAGATCGTGGGGATGTCGGTTAGCAACGTCAACTCGCACGACCTCGGTGTCTTGGCGATCGAAAACGCGACCGGACGGCCGCGCCGGCAGATCATGATCCCTCGCAACAACGCGCTGCCAGCCAAGCGAACGGTTCGCTTTCGCACGCATCAGCCCGACCAAAGCAGCGTCAAAATCCAGGTCGTCGAAGGGGGAGACGACAGCGGCAACGACGCCACGCAGATCGGCAGCTGCGTAATCGACGAACTGCCCGATACGCTGCCGCAGGGGACTTCGGTCGATGTTCAGTTCCGCTACAGCGGTGATGGACGCTTGCGAGTGACGGCGACGATGCCCGATATCGACCGCCAGGTTCGCTTGACATTGAATCGCGATGCGGGCCTGACGCCCGACACCTTCGATTATTGGCAGCAGCGAATCGCCGACGGGATGCCTGACAGTTCGGTCGATTCCTTCCCGCGGTCGCAGGCGAGTGAACCTTCGAGGGGCCTGGACAGTCCTGATGATTCGAGCGACGATCAAGTAACGGGATTTGTCGTGCGAACCGATGCCAAACACGTTGGAAAGAAGAGCAAGACAGCCCGATCCCAAGAAGCTGTGGTCGCAACGCAGGATGCCGGAAAATCGTCTCCAGAACCAGCCTCTCCCACTCCCCCGATGCCCGATTTTTCGTCGCTGAAAAGCATGACGAAGAAGAAAAAATAG
- a CDS encoding RAD55 family ATPase: MPERLSTGNPALDQMLGGGLLPGTLTVVAGATGIGKTQLGISYLFAGRPQNEPLGAMLDLSARGDSQNHDGYAQRLFDADWRSVAPDSMPSGSGNEWVFDSQVRMPNGLNMLGYSGRRVVRDQMDPDQWNEWQRQLNRSLNKMIGFLYGHLVRGTRRFVIDGIEPSDRPEDSLQMELFEYAYHRVMRQEHDWVARDLLRQDFRHYADQVTAHAYSNSEAACLLLCTTPESMLDQLIDRPLANGDLGALANTLIYMGKIRDGLQMRRGLHIAKHRGSRCDDNVRLFEIDDSGLQLSAG, from the coding sequence ATGCCCGAACGCCTCTCGACCGGTAATCCTGCACTCGATCAAATGCTCGGCGGCGGCTTGCTGCCAGGAACACTAACGGTTGTCGCGGGAGCGACCGGAATCGGCAAGACGCAGCTGGGGATCAGCTATCTATTTGCTGGCCGCCCGCAAAACGAACCGCTTGGGGCGATGTTGGACCTGAGTGCGCGAGGCGATTCGCAAAACCACGACGGCTATGCCCAGCGTCTGTTCGATGCCGATTGGCGCAGCGTCGCCCCCGACTCGATGCCCTCGGGATCGGGCAATGAGTGGGTGTTTGATTCGCAGGTGCGGATGCCCAACGGACTGAACATGCTGGGGTATTCCGGACGCCGCGTGGTCCGCGATCAAATGGATCCCGATCAATGGAACGAGTGGCAGCGGCAATTGAACCGCAGCCTGAACAAGATGATTGGATTTTTGTACGGTCATCTAGTTCGCGGCACGCGGCGGTTTGTGATCGATGGGATCGAACCGTCGGATCGTCCGGAGGATTCGCTACAGATGGAGTTGTTCGAATACGCTTACCACCGCGTAATGCGGCAGGAACACGACTGGGTCGCCCGCGATCTGCTGCGACAGGACTTCCGGCACTACGCCGATCAAGTGACCGCACACGCCTACAGCAACTCCGAAGCCGCCTGCCTGCTATTGTGCACAACTCCCGAATCGATGCTGGATCAATTGATCGATCGCCCGCTGGCCAACGGCGATCTGGGAGCGTTAGCAAACACATTGATCTACATGGGCAAGATTCGCGACGGGCTGCAGATGCGGCGAGGTCTGCACATCGCCAAGCATCGCGGCAGCCGGTGCGATGACAACGTGCGGTTGTTCGAGATCGATGATTCCGGACTGCAGCTATCGGCCGGCTAA